A single Ignavibacteriales bacterium DNA region contains:
- a CDS encoding ABC transporter permease produces the protein MNSALFIARRYLFSKNRIKFISIISYLSVGGITVGVAALIIVLAVFNGFSGLVRSLLVNFDPHIRIEAASAGDLRSLDSLKEYISSRSDVVSYSPFSEGKVMIMTSKFSRVITLRGADTETGKGVYNLQGTTVLGESDLSESESGHTPILVGIQLADKMQILPGDIISLVSPFGFENVAAGLAPPKTLICEVAGIFSVQNNDYDDGLIFAPLEDASSVLGYGSNFQGWDIKLSNYEHADDFAKEFGKTFGNNSYIVKTWFDFHKDLYTMMQVERWVAYILLSLIILVAVFNTLASLTMSVQSKKRDIGILATLGMNRESIRKIFLYQGVMIGFIGTIGGFLLAFAVYYIHLKYNIYPLDASRFRISAMPMELHWADFLVTGLMSFFLSVISSLYPAKRAAESDPLQAIRYE, from the coding sequence ATGAACAGCGCTTTATTCATCGCTAGGCGGTATTTGTTTTCAAAGAACCGGATAAAGTTTATATCCATTATTTCTTATCTTTCAGTCGGCGGTATTACGGTAGGTGTGGCAGCACTGATTATTGTGCTGGCAGTGTTCAACGGATTCAGCGGACTGGTGCGCTCTCTTCTGGTGAACTTTGATCCCCACATCCGGATAGAAGCTGCATCTGCAGGAGATCTCAGATCACTCGATTCACTGAAAGAATATATATCATCACGGAGCGATGTGGTATCATACTCCCCGTTCAGCGAGGGAAAAGTGATGATTATGACCAGCAAATTTTCACGGGTTATCACCCTGCGGGGGGCTGATACAGAAACAGGCAAGGGAGTGTATAATCTGCAGGGAACTACGGTTTTAGGTGAATCTGATCTTAGTGAAAGTGAATCGGGCCACACACCGATACTAGTAGGGATTCAGCTCGCTGATAAAATGCAGATTCTGCCGGGAGATATTATCTCACTTGTTTCCCCTTTCGGATTTGAGAATGTTGCTGCCGGACTAGCCCCGCCAAAAACCCTTATTTGTGAAGTCGCCGGAATATTTTCCGTCCAGAATAATGATTATGATGACGGACTGATTTTTGCCCCCCTTGAAGATGCTTCATCGGTGCTTGGTTATGGCAGTAACTTTCAGGGGTGGGATATTAAACTGAGCAATTATGAACACGCGGATGACTTTGCCAAGGAATTCGGAAAAACATTCGGAAATAATTCATACATAGTAAAAACCTGGTTTGATTTCCATAAAGATCTTTATACCATGATGCAGGTTGAACGGTGGGTAGCATATATACTGCTTTCCCTGATTATCCTTGTCGCTGTTTTTAATACGCTCGCGTCGCTTACCATGTCAGTCCAGTCAAAAAAGCGGGATATCGGCATTCTTGCAACACTTGGCATGAACCGGGAGTCAATCAGAAAGATTTTCCTGTATCAGGGGGTAATGATCGGCTTTATTGGAACAATCGGCGGTTTCCTGCTTGCTTTTGCTGTTTATTATATCCATCTGAAATATAATATCTATCCTCTTGATGCAAGCCGGTTCAGAATAAGCGCGATGCCTATGGAACTCCACTGGGCTGACTTTCTTGTAACCGGACTGATGTCCTTTTTCCTCTCCGTTATTTCGTCACTTTATCCGGCTAAGCGGGCCGCTGAATCTGATCCGCTTCAGGCAATCCGATATGAGTAA
- a CDS encoding ABC transporter ATP-binding protein, whose translation MSNTILSARNIVKSFSTDRKERLEILKDISLDIIEKKITVIVGPSGAGKSTLLHILGGLDKPDAGSVHILGQELSKLSNSQTDSLRNSSIGFIFQFHHLLPEFSAEENIMIPLLIKGISRGEAQKRSDELIELVNLSHRKKHRPSELSGGEQQRIAVARAIANDPPLIFADEPTGNLDSANSEVINNFFIRLRDDYGKTLVIVTHNKDLMAIADNTVAMQDGKISG comes from the coding sequence ATGAGTAATACTATTCTTTCAGCCCGGAATATCGTAAAATCTTTTTCCACCGACAGAAAAGAACGGCTGGAAATCTTAAAAGATATTTCGCTTGATATCATAGAGAAAAAAATTACGGTAATAGTTGGTCCTTCAGGCGCCGGAAAAAGCACGCTGCTGCATATTCTCGGAGGCCTTGATAAACCGGATGCAGGTTCAGTTCATATCCTTGGACAGGAATTAAGCAAACTAAGTAATTCACAGACTGACAGTCTCAGAAATTCTTCAATAGGATTTATCTTTCAGTTCCATCATCTCCTGCCTGAGTTTTCTGCCGAGGAAAATATCATGATTCCTCTGCTCATTAAAGGTATCAGCCGGGGTGAAGCTCAAAAGAGAAGTGACGAACTGATAGAACTGGTTAATCTCTCCCATAGAAAAAAGCATCGTCCTTCAGAATTATCCGGCGGAGAGCAGCAGAGAATTGCGGTTGCAAGAGCAATAGCTAATGATCCCCCGCTAATTTTTGCTGACGAACCAACAGGCAATCTTGATTCAGCCAACAGCGAAGTTATCAATAACTTTTTCATCCGGCTGAGGGATGATTATGGCAAGACCCTGGTGATCGTAACTCACAACAAAGACCTTATGGCAATTGCCGATAATACAGTAGCCATGCAGGACGGAAAAATTTCCGGCTGA
- a CDS encoding leucyl aminopeptidase family protein codes for MKIGSVKVLPKKIQNNTVVLWMIAPGTKTAVLPEAVKDYLPAKYIKTIIHSQEELMTPLEGLENSYLFSAKVNGGKIHMDYFRRYLYLFMKGLVKKNFNSVYICLPESEELHSLFDSEFYLLQTAVEGVIYASYSFSKYKSSAKAPVLPEVIFVSSDAKNYQARISYTQKLMESVFFARLLANEPANILTPDAFAKICKKELSSRYVKVTVWNEKVLKTKKMGGILAVGGGSDNKPRMIIMQYRSVKRNAPHVAIVGKGVCFDSGGISIKPAEGMGKMKADMAGGAVAAGLIKAADDLKLPYNITVVIPAVENMLSGSAMRPGDIVRTSSGKTIEVDNTDAEGRMILADALHYASKLKPDLLIDLATLTGASAVALAEFVTSMFAYDDTLADTIYKAGLKTYERVWRMPLWDDYNKLIESDVADVKNTGGRWGGAVTAAKFLENWVSDPQRWIHLDIAGPSMPQTITPYNKTYMSGTGVRLLVEFLNSDWHKALKK; via the coding sequence GTGAAAATAGGGTCAGTAAAAGTACTTCCGAAAAAAATACAGAATAATACGGTAGTACTCTGGATGATTGCGCCGGGTACAAAAACAGCAGTACTGCCTGAGGCAGTAAAAGACTATCTTCCGGCCAAGTATATAAAGACAATTATCCATTCCCAGGAAGAACTGATGACACCGCTTGAGGGGCTGGAAAACAGTTATCTTTTTTCAGCAAAGGTAAACGGCGGAAAAATACACATGGACTACTTCCGCAGGTATTTATACCTTTTTATGAAAGGTCTGGTGAAAAAGAATTTTAATTCCGTATATATTTGCCTGCCTGAAAGTGAAGAACTGCATTCCCTGTTTGACTCTGAATTCTATCTGCTTCAGACTGCCGTTGAGGGGGTAATTTATGCATCGTATAGTTTTTCCAAATATAAATCTTCAGCAAAGGCACCAGTTCTGCCGGAGGTTATTTTTGTATCGTCAGATGCAAAGAACTATCAGGCCAGAATTAGCTACACACAAAAATTGATGGAATCTGTTTTCTTTGCACGGCTTTTGGCTAATGAGCCTGCAAATATTCTTACACCTGATGCATTTGCCAAAATATGCAAAAAAGAACTGTCATCCCGTTACGTGAAAGTGACGGTCTGGAACGAGAAAGTTCTCAAGACTAAAAAAATGGGGGGCATTCTTGCGGTTGGCGGGGGAAGTGATAATAAACCCCGGATGATCATCATGCAATACCGATCAGTAAAGCGAAACGCACCACATGTTGCCATTGTTGGCAAAGGTGTTTGTTTTGATTCTGGCGGTATATCCATCAAGCCGGCTGAAGGCATGGGTAAAATGAAAGCTGATATGGCCGGCGGTGCTGTTGCAGCCGGACTGATAAAAGCTGCTGATGATCTTAAACTGCCGTATAACATTACTGTTGTGATTCCGGCAGTTGAAAATATGCTTTCCGGTTCAGCAATGAGGCCGGGAGATATTGTAAGAACTTCATCAGGAAAAACAATCGAGGTTGACAATACCGATGCTGAAGGAAGAATGATTCTTGCGGATGCACTTCATTATGCCTCAAAGCTAAAACCTGATCTGCTTATCGACCTTGCAACTCTTACGGGTGCAAGCGCTGTTGCTCTGGCTGAATTTGTTACCTCCATGTTTGCGTATGATGACACTCTGGCTGATACGATATATAAAGCCGGGCTTAAAACTTACGAGAGAGTATGGCGTATGCCGTTATGGGATGATTACAATAAGCTGATCGAAAGTGATGTTGCGGATGTTAAAAATACCGGCGGAAGATGGGGCGGAGCGGTTACGGCTGCGAAGTTTCTTGAAAACTGGGTTTCTGATCCACAGAGGTGGATACATCTTGATATTGCAGGCCCTTCAATGCCGCAAACAATAACGCCATATAACAAAACCTATATGAGCGGAACTGGGGTTAGACTGCTTGTAGAGTTCCTCAACTCCGACTGGCATAAAGCGCTGAAGAAATAG
- a CDS encoding bifunctional oligoribonuclease/PAP phosphatase NrnA, with amino-acid sequence MDINKLEEIIKGHKKFVITTHANPDGDAIGSVIGFYHLLKSYGKEGKIISHSPLPEYLLFADTGNLLEWYSPGKHDEFISQAGVVVCLDFNNISRIHSMEQAVRASSAMKICIDHHQLPEDVFEWIYSDTLASSTCELVYRVIKAMNPNAFNKDAVQALYLGLVTDTGSFRFDRTTPEVHRMAADLIELGADMMLVTRNIYETGTLGRMKAIGEMITTMQIYGDKSEIAVIHITRDMLNRYGMSPEDTEGFEQYMMMINTVKVGVKIVDLKEGFKSSLRSKGAAEVHLIARKFGGGGHKNAAGIPKLFTPVDSFITEIVGEIKKYLSESKNEENQ; translated from the coding sequence ATGGATATAAATAAGTTAGAAGAAATTATAAAAGGGCATAAAAAGTTTGTGATAACAACCCACGCTAATCCGGATGGTGATGCAATCGGGTCAGTCATAGGGTTTTATCATCTGCTTAAAAGTTATGGCAAAGAGGGAAAAATAATCAGTCATTCTCCGCTGCCGGAGTATCTTCTTTTTGCTGACACGGGCAATTTACTTGAGTGGTATTCTCCCGGAAAGCATGATGAGTTTATATCCCAGGCGGGTGTGGTGGTCTGTCTTGATTTTAATAATATTTCCCGTATTCACTCTATGGAGCAGGCGGTAAGGGCTTCTTCCGCAATGAAGATTTGTATAGATCATCATCAGCTTCCGGAGGATGTATTTGAATGGATTTATTCTGACACGCTTGCTTCTTCAACATGTGAACTGGTTTACCGGGTAATTAAAGCGATGAATCCAAATGCATTCAACAAAGATGCAGTACAGGCTCTCTACCTTGGACTGGTTACCGATACCGGCAGTTTCCGCTTTGACCGCACCACTCCTGAGGTTCATCGCATGGCTGCTGATCTTATTGAACTGGGAGCAGATATGATGCTGGTAACCAGAAATATCTATGAGACCGGCACGCTTGGCAGAATGAAGGCAATCGGGGAGATGATAACCACCATGCAGATATACGGTGATAAGAGTGAAATAGCTGTCATCCATATTACACGGGATATGCTGAACCGGTATGGTATGTCACCCGAAGATACCGAAGGTTTTGAGCAGTATATGATGATGATTAACACCGTGAAAGTCGGAGTAAAAATAGTTGATCTTAAAGAGGGATTTAAGTCAAGCCTCCGCTCTAAAGGGGCCGCCGAAGTTCATCTGATTGCACGTAAATTCGGTGGGGGAGGACATAAAAATGCGGCGGGAATACCGAAACTGTTTACCCCCGTTGATTCATTTATCACCGAAATCGTTGGGGAAATAAAGAAATATTTGTCAGAATCAAAAAACGAGGAAAATCAGTGA
- a CDS encoding 2-oxoacid:ferredoxin oxidoreductase subunit beta, with product MAAEEVKTENPKLTVKDFQTPNDIRWCPGCGDYSILAQMQRVSPDLNVAKENFVWVSGIGCSSRFPYYMDTYGFHGIHGRAPAIATGVKVARPDLSVWVATGDGDLLSIGGNHFIHACRRNVDLKILLFNNRIYGLTKGQFSPTSEKGKKTKSTPYGAIDHPFNPVAVALGVDTTFIARTMDRDAKHMQLMMNRAAEHKGTALIEVYQNCNIFNDGAYEHLTEKDQKPDTTIFLEHGKPLIFGKNKDKGIRLNGFTPEVVDLSSGKYSADDCWVHDELDKSPVRATILSHFTEMEDFPVPFGVFRQTTKNTYDADVQQQIDDITAAKGKGDLMALFTSANTWEVK from the coding sequence ATGGCTGCTGAAGAAGTAAAAACTGAAAACCCGAAATTAACCGTAAAAGATTTCCAGACACCAAATGATATACGCTGGTGTCCTGGATGCGGTGATTATTCTATCCTTGCTCAGATGCAGAGAGTATCTCCTGATCTGAATGTGGCAAAGGAAAACTTTGTATGGGTATCAGGAATCGGATGCTCCAGCCGTTTCCCTTACTATATGGATACCTACGGATTCCACGGAATTCACGGCCGCGCTCCTGCAATTGCTACCGGAGTTAAGGTTGCACGCCCTGATCTTTCAGTCTGGGTTGCTACAGGTGACGGTGATCTGCTTTCCATCGGAGGCAATCACTTTATCCATGCATGCAGAAGAAATGTTGACCTGAAGATTCTCCTGTTTAATAACCGTATATACGGTCTGACAAAAGGACAGTTCAGCCCGACATCTGAAAAGGGAAAGAAAACAAAGAGCACTCCTTACGGAGCAATTGATCATCCGTTTAATCCGGTTGCAGTTGCGCTCGGCGTTGATACCACCTTTATTGCACGCACCATGGACCGTGACGCGAAGCATATGCAGTTAATGATGAACAGAGCCGCTGAGCATAAAGGCACAGCGCTTATTGAAGTGTATCAGAACTGCAACATCTTTAACGACGGCGCTTATGAGCACCTGACGGAAAAAGATCAGAAGCCGGATACAACCATATTCCTGGAACATGGCAAGCCGCTTATCTTTGGAAAAAACAAAGATAAGGGTATCCGTTTGAACGGATTTACTCCGGAGGTTGTTGATTTAAGCAGCGGTAAGTATTCAGCGGATGACTGCTGGGTGCATGATGAATTAGACAAGAGTCCGGTAAGGGCAACCATTCTTTCTCACTTTACTGAGATGGAAGATTTCCCGGTTCCGTTTGGCGTCTTCCGTCAGACAACCAAGAATACCTATGATGCGGATGTTCAGCAGCAGATTGATGACATCACCGCAGCAAAGGGGAAGGGAGATCTTATGGCTCTCTTCACTAGTGCAAATACCTGGGAAGTGAAGTAA
- a CDS encoding 2-oxoacid:acceptor oxidoreductase subunit alpha: MEKEVQVLEDVTVRFAGDSGDGMQLTGSQFTNTTALMGNDLSTLPDYPAEIRAPAGTLYGVSGFQLHFSSSDIQTPGDSPDVLVAMNPAALKVNLRDLKKNATIIANENAFDSKNLKLAEYETNPLEDNSLDGYNVIPVPLTKMTHAALEGLTLSMKEKDRCKNFFALGLMFWLYSKPLEPTLEWIEDKFKKNEMVKEANKRALHAGYNFGDTTEIFTTRYEVEPAKLAPGLYRNISGNEAVALGMVAASHQAGIPLFLGSYPITPASEILHELSRFKNFGVKTVQAEDEIAGICVAIGASFTGSLAVTTTSGPGLALKMEAVGLSVMTELPLVIVDVQRGGPSTGLPTKTEQADLLQAMYGRNGESPVCVVAAATPGDCFHMAVEASRIALKYMTPVILLTDGYLANGSEPWKIPAIEELPEMKVTFRTEKEGYFPYLRDENYARPWAIPGTPGLEHRIGGLEKANITGHVSYDTKNHDFMVRTRAKKVKHIENDIPDLEVRGEQSGELLVLGWGGTYGAITETVTKVLAKGYKVSQAHLRYLNPMPKNTGEVLKRFKKVLVPEINLGQLAHILKAEYLYPVESLTKVEGLPFKSAEIEEKIISMLGGK; the protein is encoded by the coding sequence ATGGAAAAAGAAGTCCAAGTACTTGAAGATGTGACGGTCCGCTTTGCAGGCGACTCAGGAGACGGAATGCAGCTGACCGGTTCGCAGTTTACCAACACAACCGCGCTGATGGGAAATGACCTGAGCACACTGCCGGATTATCCTGCAGAAATCCGTGCTCCTGCCGGAACCCTCTACGGCGTGAGCGGTTTTCAGCTTCATTTCAGCAGCTCTGACATTCAGACTCCGGGTGACAGCCCTGATGTTCTGGTTGCCATGAATCCGGCTGCGCTGAAGGTAAATCTGCGTGATCTCAAGAAAAATGCTACGATTATCGCAAACGAAAACGCGTTCGATTCAAAAAATCTTAAACTCGCTGAGTATGAAACCAATCCTCTTGAGGATAATTCACTCGACGGATATAATGTAATTCCGGTTCCGCTCACAAAAATGACTCATGCCGCATTGGAAGGTCTGACTCTTTCCATGAAGGAAAAAGACAGATGCAAAAACTTCTTTGCGCTCGGGCTGATGTTCTGGCTTTATTCAAAACCGCTTGAACCAACATTAGAGTGGATTGAAGATAAATTCAAGAAAAATGAAATGGTGAAGGAAGCCAATAAACGGGCGCTTCACGCGGGATATAATTTTGGTGATACCACCGAAATTTTTACCACCCGTTATGAAGTTGAACCGGCAAAACTGGCACCGGGTCTCTACCGCAATATCTCCGGCAACGAAGCTGTTGCGCTTGGAATGGTTGCAGCATCTCATCAGGCAGGCATTCCGTTGTTCCTCGGTTCATATCCAATCACTCCGGCATCTGAAATTCTTCATGAGCTGAGCCGTTTCAAAAACTTTGGCGTAAAAACAGTTCAGGCAGAAGATGAAATTGCCGGTATCTGCGTTGCCATCGGTGCATCCTTTACAGGGTCGCTTGCTGTTACAACCACATCAGGTCCCGGTCTTGCACTTAAGATGGAGGCTGTGGGACTCAGTGTTATGACCGAGCTTCCTCTGGTTATTGTGGATGTTCAAAGAGGCGGACCGAGCACCGGACTGCCAACCAAAACCGAACAGGCTGATTTGCTTCAGGCAATGTATGGCAGAAACGGTGAATCACCGGTTTGCGTGGTTGCAGCAGCAACACCAGGCGATTGTTTCCACATGGCTGTTGAAGCAAGCCGTATTGCACTTAAATATATGACTCCGGTTATTCTTCTCACTGACGGATATCTTGCCAACGGTTCCGAACCGTGGAAGATTCCCGCTATTGAAGAATTGCCTGAGATGAAAGTTACCTTCAGAACAGAAAAAGAAGGATATTTCCCATACCTGCGTGATGAAAATTATGCACGCCCATGGGCAATTCCTGGAACACCGGGACTGGAACACAGAATCGGCGGTCTTGAAAAAGCAAATATCACCGGTCATGTAAGCTATGATACAAAGAACCATGACTTCATGGTACGCACTCGCGCAAAGAAAGTCAAACATATCGAGAATGATATACCTGATCTTGAAGTACGCGGTGAGCAGTCAGGTGAACTCCTCGTTCTCGGATGGGGCGGTACCTACGGCGCAATCACTGAAACTGTAACCAAGGTGCTTGCAAAGGGATACAAGGTAAGCCAGGCACATCTGAGATATCTTAACCCGATGCCGAAAAATACCGGTGAAGTGCTTAAGAGATTCAAGAAAGTGCTGGTACCAGAAATCAATCTTGGTCAGCTTGCTCATATTCTTAAAGCTGAATATCTCTATCCGGTTGAAAGTCTGACGAAAGTAGAGGGGCTTCCCTTTAAATCGGCGGAAATTGAAGAAAAAATTATCAGCATGTTAGGAGGTAAATAA
- a CDS encoding thioredoxin fold domain-containing protein gives MNFRFITSLFLLLAVFFAHEAQAQFGGKKDLVKIKSYISFDKVHSGSEVKLAVEVAIDSTWHINSNAPKDEFLIPSELTITGDKPINVNKVVFPHAEELEFSFSDVPVSVYEGTVYIGALIQIPDDIPEGELKLTIRLDYQACDNATCLAPNYTTDTLVVTVAPKTELINEVNQQIFKNIDMSYTPPVEDVKKKDDDGLTGLLESSGLLFSLLIVFLGGLALNLTPCVYPLIPITVGYFGGQSEGNTKKLALLGALFVLGMALMYSVVGVVTALTGAVFGALLQSPYVIVAIVLVLVALSLSMFGVYEFQLPSGLVNMAGGARGGLYGAFFMGLTMGIVAAPCIGPFVLGLVTVVAAKSDPLYGFLMFFVLALGLGLPYFVLAIFSGKIKALPRAGMWMESVKHIFGFILLGMAVYFLLPVLPSPFKEYSLPVFMMVAALYLLFFEKVSEKLKGFKVFKNSFAVLILAVAVWFLIPTDEQSIAWKKFDEKEFSQALESGDKVIIDFYADWCIPCKELDKLTFSDPAVIEKSEEFKTFKADLTKSMSPEVEKLREEFQIVGVPTVLIIDSSGKEVERITGFVNAEEFLAMLKSVN, from the coding sequence ATGAATTTTCGCTTTATAACATCACTCTTTTTACTGCTTGCAGTGTTTTTTGCTCACGAGGCACAGGCGCAGTTCGGCGGTAAAAAGGATCTGGTTAAAATAAAATCATATATATCATTTGACAAGGTGCACTCCGGCAGCGAGGTGAAACTTGCCGTTGAGGTAGCCATTGACAGCACCTGGCATATTAATTCCAATGCGCCAAAGGATGAATTTCTTATTCCTTCAGAGTTAACCATAACCGGTGACAAACCGATCAATGTTAACAAAGTGGTTTTCCCCCATGCTGAAGAACTGGAGTTCAGTTTTTCTGATGTGCCGGTTTCGGTGTATGAAGGAACCGTATATATCGGCGCGCTCATTCAGATTCCGGATGATATACCGGAAGGTGAGCTGAAACTTACCATCCGCCTTGATTATCAGGCTTGTGATAATGCAACCTGCCTTGCACCGAATTACACCACTGATACGCTTGTGGTGACGGTAGCTCCCAAAACAGAGCTGATTAACGAAGTGAATCAGCAGATTTTTAAAAATATTGACATGAGTTACACTCCTCCGGTTGAGGATGTAAAAAAAAAAGATGATGACGGACTGACCGGGCTTCTTGAAAGTTCCGGTCTGCTCTTCAGTCTGCTTATCGTATTCCTGGGCGGACTTGCATTAAACCTGACTCCCTGTGTATATCCGCTGATTCCCATAACGGTCGGATATTTTGGCGGTCAGAGTGAGGGGAATACCAAAAAACTTGCTTTGCTGGGTGCGCTTTTTGTGCTCGGCATGGCGCTTATGTATTCAGTTGTTGGAGTTGTTACAGCACTCACCGGTGCGGTGTTCGGCGCGCTTCTGCAGAGTCCCTATGTGATTGTTGCTATCGTGCTTGTTCTTGTTGCACTTTCACTTAGCATGTTCGGGGTGTATGAGTTTCAGCTGCCTTCCGGGTTGGTAAATATGGCAGGCGGAGCAAGGGGAGGGCTTTACGGTGCGTTTTTTATGGGCCTTACTATGGGCATCGTTGCAGCACCCTGCATCGGGCCTTTTGTACTGGGGCTGGTAACTGTGGTTGCGGCAAAGTCAGATCCACTTTATGGTTTCCTGATGTTCTTTGTGCTGGCGCTGGGTCTGGGACTCCCGTATTTTGTTCTGGCGATATTTTCGGGTAAGATCAAAGCGCTCCCGAGAGCTGGTATGTGGATGGAGTCAGTAAAGCATATCTTTGGATTCATTCTTCTGGGAATGGCAGTTTATTTCCTCCTGCCGGTACTTCCTTCACCTTTCAAAGAGTATTCACTCCCTGTTTTTATGATGGTAGCGGCTCTTTACCTGCTGTTCTTTGAGAAGGTATCAGAAAAGCTCAAAGGATTTAAGGTGTTCAAGAATTCATTTGCAGTGCTTATTCTGGCAGTGGCAGTATGGTTTCTGATACCCACCGATGAGCAGTCAATCGCCTGGAAGAAGTTTGATGAAAAAGAATTTTCGCAGGCGCTTGAAAGCGGGGATAAAGTGATTATCGATTTTTATGCGGACTGGTGCATCCCCTGCAAAGAGCTTGATAAACTTACCTTCTCCGATCCGGCAGTTATTGAAAAGTCTGAGGAGTTTAAGACATTTAAGGCAGATCTGACCAAATCAATGTCACCGGAAGTTGAAAAACTGCGTGAGGAGTTTCAGATAGTGGGTGTTCCCACGGTACTGATAATTGACTCTTCAGGAAAAGAGGTAGAAAGAATTACCGGATTTGTTAACGCTGAAGAGTTTTTGGCGATGCTTAAATCGGTAAATTAA
- a CDS encoding NAD+ synthase, giving the protein MKIAVCQINPVIGDIQYNKKLILEGYNRASASGADLAVFPEMALLGYPPLDLVEKREFREAVFRAIEAIAGTTGKTGLIFGAISEEHDTIGTNLFNSAYLCFERKVRFIQHKTLLPNYDVFDEMRYFESAVHNDIFEFRGEKLGISICEDIWNDKDYWKQRLYPVDPVERQIAKGAQIIINISASPYSYGKREEKRDMLSSISQKYQVPLVYVCHAGCQTDLIFDGGSFCFGNTGQLVKMGKLFQEDFFVFDTHEALPKKLITVERSFEEEVTDALVLGIRDYCVKTGFKSVLLGLSGGIDSAIVAVLAARAIGPENVYTVMLPSVYSSRGSISDSEKLITNTGIQSLSVSIQPVFEKLLEVLTPYFGGKPADVTEENLQSRTRGLYLMALSNKHGHLLLTTGNKSEVATGYATLYGDMCGALAVIADVYKTDIYALAEYLNREEEIIPRSIITKPPSAELRYNQTDQDSLPPYDLLDRILKMYLEENMEIKEITSVVGEPDTVKRILRLVDLNEFKRKQAAPALRVSYKAFGYGRRFPIVQRWSRE; this is encoded by the coding sequence TTGAAAATAGCAGTCTGCCAGATTAATCCGGTTATCGGAGATATTCAATACAACAAAAAGCTGATCCTGGAGGGGTATAACCGTGCTTCTGCCTCCGGAGCAGACCTGGCAGTATTCCCTGAAATGGCTCTGCTTGGCTACCCTCCGCTTGATCTGGTCGAAAAAAGGGAGTTCAGAGAGGCAGTTTTCCGTGCAATTGAGGCGATTGCCGGCACAACCGGCAAAACGGGGCTCATTTTTGGTGCAATATCTGAAGAGCATGATACCATCGGCACAAACCTGTTTAATTCAGCCTATCTCTGTTTTGAGCGAAAAGTGCGGTTCATCCAGCATAAAACACTTCTGCCAAACTACGATGTTTTTGATGAGATGCGCTATTTTGAATCAGCCGTGCACAATGATATTTTTGAGTTCAGGGGGGAGAAATTAGGCATATCGATCTGCGAGGATATCTGGAACGATAAAGACTACTGGAAGCAGCGCCTCTACCCGGTTGACCCGGTCGAGCGCCAGATAGCAAAAGGGGCACAGATTATCATCAACATCAGCGCCAGCCCTTATTCTTATGGTAAGAGGGAAGAAAAGCGGGATATGCTTTCAAGCATCAGCCAGAAGTATCAGGTGCCTCTGGTGTATGTCTGCCATGCCGGCTGCCAGACTGATTTAATTTTTGACGGGGGGAGTTTCTGCTTCGGCAACACGGGGCAGCTTGTAAAAATGGGAAAGCTGTTCCAGGAAGATTTTTTTGTTTTTGACACGCATGAAGCACTCCCCAAGAAACTGATTACTGTTGAGCGGTCTTTTGAGGAGGAAGTTACTGATGCGCTGGTGCTGGGTATCCGTGACTATTGTGTTAAAACAGGTTTTAAGAGCGTCTTACTTGGCTTAAGCGGGGGGATTGATTCAGCAATTGTGGCGGTTCTGGCTGCCAGAGCAATCGGGCCGGAAAATGTTTATACGGTTATGCTCCCCTCGGTTTACAGTTCGCGGGGCAGTATTTCAGATTCCGAGAAACTTATTACCAATACAGGAATCCAATCACTATCAGTTTCGATTCAGCCGGTGTTTGAAAAGCTGCTTGAAGTTTTAACCCCTTATTTTGGCGGTAAACCGGCGGATGTGACGGAGGAAAATCTTCAGTCGCGCACCCGGGGACTTTATCTGATGGCACTCTCGAATAAACATGGCCACCTGCTGCTCACCACGGGAAATAAATCCGAGGTGGCAACCGGATACGCCACGCTTTATGGCGATATGTGCGGCGCACTTGCGGTGATCGCGGATGTGTACAAAACTGATATATACGCGCTTGCTGAATATCTGAACCGTGAGGAGGAAATTATTCCGCGCAGTATTATCACAAAACCCCCCTCGGCTGAGCTGAGGTATAATCAGACGGATCAGGATTCCCTCCCTCCCTATGATCTTCTTGACCGGATACTTAAAATGTATCTTGAAGAGAATATGGAGATAAAGGAAATCACATCCGTTGTGGGTGAACCGGATACGGTGAAAAGAATCCTCCGGCTGGTTGATTTAAATGAGTTTAAAAGAAAACAGGCCGCACCTGCTTTACGGGTTTCCTATAAAGCATTTGGCTATGGCCGCAGATTTCCAATTGTTCAACGATGGAGCAGAGAATGA